The DNA region ACGACCTCCGACTGCTGCCGGAGTTCTCGCCGACTGGCGCGGTCGCATGGTCTGCGCCCAAGAGGCCGGCTGAGCTTTTTAGTATTAGCGTAGAGCACTGTGAGGGattcagctttttcgccagcttcaagacTTTGCAAGAGAGAAACAGGTTTTTCGTCGTACTGGGCGGTGACTCCGCGGTCCAGCGCTGTGTAGAGGTTTTGCTGCGCGACTAAGCCGATTGTGAGCTTTACATAGAGTGTAATATTCAACAAAATACTAAGAAGCATAGACATAAGCGGAAAGTAGGGCACACCGCAGCCAACTATTTGAATCCCCGACGTGCATGTTATTCAGTGTCAGCCATGGAGAgaatattcaaaaaaatatgCTCCTTCCCCGCCAGGAGTCGAACCTGGAATCTTCTGGTTTCAGAAGTGGATACAATCGTAGCCAGACGCCGTGACCATTGGGCCACGAGGAAtaagaagcttgttgaaagaTGATAGTGAACACTCGATTATATATTATATGTGTGTGCGTTTTATTAATGTCAAtaaacaataatggaacaaggatattctgagacaacgaaggaacaacatcagagataatgaggaacactagagataatgaggcttgctctaggtctccggatctataactataagtactactgcatccaaggctcagtatgagattaagtagaagaaaaggaaaaagGATCCTCGGATAGAAGAATAATCGCGACCgtatagaggctattaaccgccaacttcatcataatccagaagctcataataacCTACGACAATTAAGCTTAAAGGATGACACTCATAATATTAAGTGGGCATCGAGCAGCGATCGTGGATACTTACAAGCCTAGTACTTTCAAGTTGCTTCATAAGAAATTAGACCGTTATGTTTAATACGGGCTGGGGCCCGAAGAATGGAGGTCTCTTCACTTATACTGCTATTGATATTGAAAGTTCGCAGCGAATTGCAATGAACAAGATCACTTGAATTTGTATATCTCTTTCTCGAACACTTAAGAGGTATACATATTCCTGTAGGGCTGCCGGCTATTGCGCAGCTGGGCCGTTGCTCAGAAGGAGCGGAAAGCTCTCTTGTGAACTTGAAGGAACGATAAGTCGTCCATATAACAAATACAGGCAAGGAAGCAAGGGCTGAGAGTGACACTACTTGGCCAACCTTGAATATTAAATCACGGGTAGCACCCGAATTTTCTTCCATTGCCTTTCTGATAGGTTTCAAAATACTTCCCAAACGCATCGAGCAAAACAGGCAGGCAGCCACTGCGGCTAGAGTTGCTAGTACATTGGCTGCCGAGCTCCGAAGGAGACCCGACTTTCTCTCAGGCTTCTCTTCATTGGACATGGTACGCTTGGTTGATGCTTTCGTAGCCCGAGGA from Lachancea thermotolerans CBS 6340 chromosome C complete sequence includes:
- a CDS encoding KLTH0C09702p (no similarity), producing MSNEEKPERKSGLLRSSAANVLATLAAVAACLFCSMRLGSILKPIRKAMEENSGATRDLIFKVGQVVSLSALASLPVFVIWTTYRSFKFTRELSAPSEQRPSCAIAGSPTGICIPLKCSRKRYTNSSDLVHCNSLRTFNINSSISEETSILRAPARIKHNGLISYEAT